AAGTATTGATATACTCCATCCAGACCTTCATAACACCCCATGATGGCAAACAAGGTTACTAGAATTTTTAAATCTTTTAGCCCTCTGACAAACTCCATACCTACGAAAATTAGAATAAATGCCTTGTGTAAATTTGTTCGAATTCCATACCAACTAGTCTCAATGTCTATACTGTGAAACATTTTGAAGATGAGAAAAGCAAAAAAGAGAAAATAGATCCATTTAAGTTTAAAACGTTTTAAATTAGAATTATTATAATCCAAAATATAGTATGGTATGAGTCCGGCAAGAGAGATTATAGCTCCTATTTCCCTTAAGGCGATTCCGATAGGAAAAAAAAGGATGTAAAAACAAAATCCAAAACGCATGAGTTGAAAAAAAACTCTGGCCCATGCTTCCCTGCTAGGTGGATAATATTTTTGAAAGATTTTTGTACACAATAATATGTTCATGACTTATGCTTTTAGTCAGATTTTATATTTAATGCAACACGTTGTTGGGGGTATTAGATAAGGGCTTGAATTTGTTGCCCCTTAATCATTGCTCCTCAAAAGGTATGCGTGAGTCTGGGGTTAAATAAAAATGGATGTTAAGGAGGGGAATCGGGTAAGATTTGAGTGGGAGACAGTATGAATTGGGGGGTGAACTGAGTAGTTGAGTGGGGAGAGTAGGGTGGAGATGGGTGATAGAAAATAACTTTTGAGACTTTAGAAGCCTGGAAAAATGCAAGAGAGCTTAAGGAAACAATTTTCTGAGTTCTGCAAAAAATTGCCTTCAGATGAAAAATATAGATTCAGATAACAAGAGCACCTTGATCCGTAACAGCAAATATTGTGGAAGAGTATGGAAGATTTCATTATCAAGAAAATATTCAACACCTTACTCTCCCCACTCAACTACTCAACCACTTACCCAGACTCTTTTTCCAGGCAAAGTTTTGCATATGGAAATGGTTCGAGACAGCGGTTTATGACTCCCTGGATGAAGGAAATGGTCAGGCCATAGTTGGTAATGGGCACGCCTTTTTGCTGGGCTTTATAGATGCGTGTTAGCATCTCGCGACGGTTTAAAACACAAGCCGCGCAATGAATGATGAGCTTGTATTCTTCCAGGTTTTCAGGAAAATTTCTGCCTGCGCAAACATCACAATTTATTTTCCCCCCCACATATTGCTGGAGCCAGCGAGGAATTTTTACCCGGCCAATATCATCGGCCAGGGGATGATGAGTACAGGCTTCGGCAATCAGGACTTTGTCTCCGGGTTTAAGCTGTTCAATAGCTTTTAGCCCGCGTGCAAAAGCGGCTAAATCTCCTTTAAACCGGGCCATGACAATGGAGAAGGTGGTTACCCAGGCATCTTTTGGAGTATCGGCCACAGTTTTTAAGACACATTGGGAGTCGCAAACAACCAGTTTGGGTTTGCGATTCAACCGCTGCAAGGCATCTCTGAGTTCTCGTTCCTTGACAACCATGCAATAGGCATCGTTATCCAGAATGTCGCGAATGGTTTGCACCTGGGGCAGGATAAGCCGCCCCTTGGGGGCTTGCAGATCAATAGGTACGACCAGAATTGCCAACTCTCCTGGTGGAAGCAGGTCCCCTATTAGGGTAGGAGGATTAAACCATTCTTTTGGTGCGGTTTGTAAAAGTAGCTCTTTTAGCTCATTTATTCCTTGTTTTTCTATGGCAGAAACGGGAATAAAAGAAATCTTTTCTTTTTTTAGGCGTTGTTCAACATCCTTAACTAGTGGCGTAACGTCAGTCTTGTTCAAGACCACTACAAAGGGTATTTTTTGCTCGTTTAAAATATTTTTGATTTTTTCTTCGAATTCACCCCAATGATTGGCCTCGGTAATCAGGATTGCTAAGTCAGTACGATCAAAGACTTCCATTGTCTTTTTTTTGCGCATCTCGCCCAGCGCGCCCATGTCATCAATGCCGGCTGTGTCAATAAAGACCACGGGTCCAAGTGGCAAAAGCTCCATGGTCTTTTCTACGGGGTCTGTGGTTGTGCCGGGGGTGTCCGAGACTATGGCTATGTGTTGAGAAGTTAAGGCATTTAAGAGAGAAGATTTGCCTACGTTTCTTCGTCCAAAAATGCCAATATGAAGTCTTAGTCCCTTTGGGGTTTTTTGCACTTTAAAGAGCCTCCCTTTCCTTTACCTAGTCTACGTCCGGTTTCCTCAATTAAATCTTTGGCCAGGTTAAAGGTCACCTTGGCTTTGTTGTTATAAATTATATATTTTCGACCATAGTCTTGAGGGGTGAAATCAGGCATAATTACATTGGCCCCGGCTTGAAGAGCCAAAGTTTGTCCTTGTTCAGGGTCAAGGGTGGCCGTAGCTGTTGTGGCAGGCAGATGAATGTCTTTGCTGGTCAACCGCACGAGGGCAAGAACCTTGAGGGTCAGGTTTAAGTCTCCGGGAGGATGGTCTTTCAGGGGCGTGTCCTTTTGGGGGAGAAATGGACCAATTCCGGCCATATCTGCCTGGAACCTGTGGATAAGCAAGATGTCTTCGGCCAGGTCCTCGATGGTTTGTCCGGGTAGTCCCACCATACACCCCATACCAAGTTCATAGCCAAGGTCCCGGAGGAAGGTCAGAGCAGATAACCGTTCCTCTAAGTTTTTTTCCGGATGTAACCGGGCATAGAGAGTGGGGTTGGCAGTCTCGTGTTTCATCAGGTACCTATCTGCCCCGGCCTTGCGCCAGGATTCAAACTCAGCAAAATCTCTTTCACCAAGAGACAAGGTAATGGCCACATCAGCTTCCTGTTTGATCTCCCGCACGATAGAGGCAATGGTCTTTGCGCTATAGGCAAAGTCATCACCGGATTGCAAAACAATGGTCCTGACCCCTTGGCCGGCCATGTCCAGGGCAAGCTGGATGATTTCTTCAGGCTGCATGCGATAGCGCTCAATGTTCTTGTTTTCCTTGCGCAACCCGCAATAAAGGCAACTACGGCAGCAATAGTTGGAAAATTCTATAATGCCCCGGATATGGACATCATCTCCAACATGCTGCTGACGCACCTTGTCAGCCATTTGCATGAGTTGGTTCAGGGGAGTTTGCTCCAGATGAGATATTATTTCTTCTCTGGTCATTTCAGATCGCTGATTCATAAAAAGAAGCTAGGGCAATCGTATCTAAATTTGCTACATCCCCAGGTGTTTTTTATCTAACCGCAGACCCACGCAGACACACACAGACATTCATGTTCGGCAGACTTTGCCGAACATGAGCTGACGGCCCTTTGGCCCGGTTTTAATAACGACTTTTTATCTATTTACTGGCCCGAAGGGACAGAGCGCCAGAACAGCCAGCAAGTCGCTGGCTGTTCTGGTCTGCGTCCGGTCTGCGTGGGTCTGCGGTTAAA
The genomic region above belongs to Desulfovulcanus ferrireducens and contains:
- the hydF gene encoding [FeFe] hydrogenase H-cluster maturation GTPase HydF, which produces MQKTPKGLRLHIGIFGRRNVGKSSLLNALTSQHIAIVSDTPGTTTDPVEKTMELLPLGPVVFIDTAGIDDMGALGEMRKKKTMEVFDRTDLAILITEANHWGEFEEKIKNILNEQKIPFVVVLNKTDVTPLVKDVEQRLKKEKISFIPVSAIEKQGINELKELLLQTAPKEWFNPPTLIGDLLPPGELAILVVPIDLQAPKGRLILPQVQTIRDILDNDAYCMVVKERELRDALQRLNRKPKLVVCDSQCVLKTVADTPKDAWVTTFSIVMARFKGDLAAFARGLKAIEQLKPGDKVLIAEACTHHPLADDIGRVKIPRWLQQYVGGKINCDVCAGRNFPENLEEYKLIIHCAACVLNRREMLTRIYKAQQKGVPITNYGLTISFIQGVINRCLEPFPYAKLCLEKESG
- the hydE gene encoding [FeFe] hydrogenase H-cluster radical SAM maturase HydE — protein: MNQRSEMTREEIISHLEQTPLNQLMQMADKVRQQHVGDDVHIRGIIEFSNYCCRSCLYCGLRKENKNIERYRMQPEEIIQLALDMAGQGVRTIVLQSGDDFAYSAKTIASIVREIKQEADVAITLSLGERDFAEFESWRKAGADRYLMKHETANPTLYARLHPEKNLEERLSALTFLRDLGYELGMGCMVGLPGQTIEDLAEDILLIHRFQADMAGIGPFLPQKDTPLKDHPPGDLNLTLKVLALVRLTSKDIHLPATTATATLDPEQGQTLALQAGANVIMPDFTPQDYGRKYIIYNNKAKVTFNLAKDLIEETGRRLGKGKGGSLKCKKPQRD